In Archaeoglobus profundus DSM 5631, the sequence TAGTGAAAATTGAGATAACACCTCAAACTCTACTACCTAACGATGTTGCGGATTGCAAGTTAACGTTTACAGCCCAACACGATACATACGTTAGCGGAATAACCTTGATTTCTCCTACAGAAGTTCAGGTTACGCCCTCTTCAATATCAGGAGTAGGCTGGATATCAACTGGCTATACCTACGAGTTTCCTTTCACGATAAAGGCCAAGGAGAGCGGAACTTACACGCTAACGGCCTACGTTCATACATTAAATGGGACTATAAAGCAATCGATAACGATCAGAGTTCTCGATCGAATGCCCGAGATAGTTTTAGATAAGACAATACTCACGCTCAATGAAGTAAACACAGTTCATTTTACTGTGATCTCTCCACTTGACATAAGAAACGTTGTAGTTCAACCGCTTTTCAAAGCAGACCCTCAAATAATATCCGTTCAGAGTGGGAAAGGCTCCTTCAAGTTTGAACCTACGAAACCTCAATCTTTGAAGTTCAAGATCAGCTTTTACAACGGGAAAAACTACCATGAGGTGGTTAGAACAGTTAATGTGAGCTATATGAGTAGTAAGGGCGTAGTGCTGAACGTTACACCGAAGTATCATGCAACTACGATAGGAGATGTAATCCCAATCGATGTAGAGGTTGCCAACTTAAGGGGAGATACAATCTACTCAATAGAGGTGACTGCCAACTTTTCGAAAAAGCAATTCCAAATTCCTGTACTGAAGTCGAGCGAAGTTGCTAGAGTTAAATTCGATTTCTATTCGGAAACATCGGGTGAAAAGATAATCAGGGTAGACGTTAGATACAAAGACGAGTTCGGTAATATTCATTACGAACATAAATTGCTCACGATAAGAGTTATGAACGAAACGGCATTGCAGTTCAGCGGTATCGAAATTGAAAGGAGTTTAAGCGGATTAACTTTGACCGGGGAAGTTTGTAACGTAGGAAAGAGCGAAGCTTACAACATTTACGTCATTGCAAATTCGAATGGAGTTACTAAAACGTATTATATAGACAGCTTGGAACCTTCAGACTTCGATACGTTCGAATTCACATTCAAAAATCACTCGAGAGTCATTATTCTGGAGTTAAAGTGGAGCAACGAGGTTGGAGAAATTCTTGAGACGGAAGAAGTTGTAGAAATCCCAATGGAAAGTTTTAACGTAAAGACTTCGAGCGAGACAGACTATGTCGCAATCGGAGTTAGTGTCTGTGTTCTAGTTTTCGTTATACTTCTAATAGTCTTGGCGTGGAGAAGAAAATGATCGAGCTAATTGACGTCTACAAGGTTTACAAGGTGGGATTGCACGAAGTTACTGCATTGAGAGGAATAAATCTCAAAATCGAAGATGGAGAGTTTGTCATCGTAATGGGCCCATCTGGCAGTGGAAAATCTACGCTACTGTATCTCATGGGTTGCTTAGATAAGCCCACTAGAGGCGAGGTACTAATAGATGGGCTCAACACATCTCAGCTTAACGATAAACAGCTAACCGAACTTAGAAGAGACAAAATCGGTTTCATATTTCAGCAATATTATTTAATACCTACTCTGACGGCTTTGGAAAACGTTGAGTTGCCGATGGTGTTTAAAGGTATTCCTAAAGTTGAAAGGGTAAAGAGGGCCAAAGAACTTCTGTCCTTGGTAGGTTTGGGCGATAAGCTTAACAGAAAGCCCAACGAGTTGAGTGGCGGGGAACAGCAGAGAGTAGCAATTGCAAGGGCTTTAGCTAATGGACCTTCCATTCTTTTGTGCGATGAACCTACTGGAAACCTCGACACAAAAAGCGGTAGAGTTGTTATGGATATTATCAAGAGGCTGAATGACGAAAGAGGAGTTACGGTCGTCTTAGCAACTCACGATCCCTCACTTAAGGTTTACGCTGACAGAGTAATAACGATTAGGGATGGTGCGATATGCTGATTGAGTTGGCTCTGAGAAACCTTAAGAGGATCAAAGTTAGGAGTGCTTTAGCGATTGTTGGGATAATTATCGGCGTGATGGCAATAAGCTCGATTGGGATATTTGGTGAGAGTTTAAAGGCCTCCATTCTTGAAAACTTCAAGGATATAGCTAACGAAGTTATCATTATGCCAGACTACACTCATGGTTACACATCCATAGACGAAAAAACTTTGGAAAAACTAAAACGAATTACTTATGCTGAGATATTACCAATCAAGAGCGATTCCGCTTTAGTTAGCTATAAGGACAAGAAAACATATTTGACAGTTTACGGAATTGATTCGAAGGATGCTGAGAAGTTTTTTGAGGTTGAGGAAGGTAGTTATAAAGGATGTTTAGTTGGTAGTAATGTTGCAGAGTATTTTAAGCTTAGAGTCGGGTCTAAGATCGAGATAGAAGGAAGGGAATTCAGGGTTGGGGGGATTTTGAGGCAAGAGGCGAGATTCGATATCAATCCGAATTTTGCCATAATACTGCCCACGGAAGACTTCGACAAGCTTTTCGATAAAGAAGGATACACCATGGTAATAGTAAAGGTAGATGAGATAGAAAACATAGACAATCTCAAAGAGTACATCAAGAGCGTGATAAACCGAAAGGAGAGCAAGGTTTCGGTTTTCGAGATGAGGAGCATAATAGAAGGTATAAACAGAGCTTTTGCTCAGATAACACTCTTTCTTATGGCGATAGCTGGCGTATCACTTCTAGTAGCTGGTGTGAGCATCTTGAACATAATGTTGATGTCAACAATCGAAAGAACGAAAGAAATAGGAATTATGAGAGCTATTGGTGCGTACAGAGAAACCATACTCAAGCTCTTCCTAACCGAAGCTCTAATTTTAGGTTTAATAGGTAGTATTATTGGCGGTTGTTTAAGCTTCTTGGGTGGTTACGTGATAGATATGCTCATTCTAAAGACTACCAAATACGTTTTTCAACCTTCTTCCGTCTTTTACGTTGTATTAGGAATATCATTCGGAACCGCTACAGCCGTACTAAGCGCACTCTATCCAGCTTGGAAAGCTTCACGTCTTGAACCAATTCAAGCCTTGAGATACGAGTAACGTTTTTAACAGTGTATGATATTTTTCCACCATGATCGAGAAAGAGGAAAACCTTAGAAGCGAAGCGGTAAGAATTTCTGCCCTTCTCATGGCCATTTCAGCAAGAACTGCACCAAAATCAAAGGGTATAGACGATTTGGAGATAGTATATGTGAGTGGTGAAGACAAGGATAGAATTGCCGATAAAATGATAGAGTTGGCTAAGGAGAAAGGTGAAGGATGGAAGAGAGACGGAGAAAGCTTGAAGAAGGCTGAAGGGATTCTAGTAATTGGCGTTAAGGGAGACAAATCTTTAGGATTGAACTGTTCAGCATGCGGCTTCAGAGACTGTAAGGAATTTGAGAATGCAGTTAGGGTTAAGGGAGATTACGACGGGCCAAACTGTGTTTTCAAAATACTGGATTTAGGAATTGCACTAGGTTCTGCTGTGAAGTTAGCGAGTATTATTAACGTTGATAATAGAATAATATACAGAATTGGAGTTGTCGCGAAAATGCTTGGTATAGTTAAATCAACCGTAGCCTTGGGGATTCCCTTGGCTTGTACGGGTAAGAATCCGTTCTTTGATCGAAAATGATCGGATTGATAATTTTGGGTCATGGGAGTAACTTGCCCGATTACAGAAAAGTTGTCGAGATGCACAGAGAGAGATTAGAGAAGCTGGGAATATTTGAGGAAGTTAGAACAGCGTACGTAATAGAAGAGCCAAAGCTTACAGATGTTTTAAGGGATATGCGGAGCAAAAAAGTTCTGGTAGTTCCTCTGTTCATAGCGTACGGAGAACACTTGAGAGAAATCGAGAAAGCCTTATCAGAATTTGGTGACAAGGTTGTTATCTGCGATCCCATCGGGGAGAGTGAACTCGTAACCTACGCAATCCTAATCTCTGCTCTGAGAAGGATAAACGTTTTAAGTTTTGAGTAAACAATCCCGCATGCTTGAGAAACTCATGGAAATTACCAAAAACCATCACGAGCTTTTCAAGTACTCCATTCCATTAATAGCCAGCGAGAATGTGACAAGTTATGCCGTGAGGAGATTTTACCTCAGCGATTTTGGGCACAGGTATGCGGAGGGTTGGATCGGAAAGAGGTTTTATCAGGGTTGTAAGTACATGGACGAGCTTGAGGCTTTTGCTGTTGAGCTAACCAAGAAACTTTTTGGTTGTGAGCATGCAAACGTTCAACCCATTTCTGGAGTAACGGCCAATCTAGCAGCATTTTTCGCTCTGACTAATCCCGGTGACACAATAATATCCGTCTCAGTTCCAGATGGAGGGCACATATCACACGACAGGTTTTCAGCTGCTGGAGTTAGAGGTTTGAAGGTTGAGCACTATCCATTCGATGTCGATAACATGAATATAGATGTCGATGCTACGAAGAGGAAGGTTGAAAAGATGGACGAAAAACCAAAGGTTTTCGTTTTAGGAGCGAGTCTGTTCCTTTTCCCACATCCTGTGAAGGAATTGGTTGAGGTAGCGCATGAGGTGGGAGCGAGGGTAATGTACGATGGCAGTCACGTTTTGGGGTTGATAGCTGGGAAGGAGTTTCAGGATCCTATTAAGGAGGGAGCTGACGTCGTAACAGCTTCAACTCACAAAACATTCCCCGGTCCCCAAAGAGCCGTAATCATGTGTAAAAAAGAGCTTGCAAAGAAGATTGATCATGGCGTTTTTCCCGGTGTAGTCAGCAATCACCACATACACAGTTTAGCTGGATATGCAATGGCTTGCATAGAGATGCTGGAATTTGGAAGGGACTACGCAAGGCAGATTGTCAGAAACGCTAAAGCTCTCGCTGAGGAACTTTACAACCTAGGTTACAACGTCCTTTGCCCTCACTTGGAATTCACCAAGTCTCATCAGGTAGCTGTCGATGTTTCAGATTTTGGAGGAGGAGATTACGTAGCGAAGAAGCTTGAATCGTGCGGCATAATACTCAACAAGAACCTTCTACCTTGGGATGACGTAAAAAATGCTGATAATCCATCTGGGATAAGGATAGGAGTACAGGAAGTAACGAGGTTGGGGATGAAGGAGGATGAGATGAGGGAGATTGCAAGGTTCATAGACATGGCTCTGAAGGATAAAAAACCTATCAAAGATATCAAAAACGAAATCAAAGAGTTCAAATCCAACTTCTTAACAGTCAAGTATACTTTCGAGGAGTGTCCAGCTTATGAATTTCCGAAGGTGGTGTAAATGTATTTGGTTGATAAGGAGAAAGGTGTGGCTCTGATCAAGAACGACAGCGTAGTTACAAGGCATTTAAGATTTAGTGGAAGGATTTTAGCGGGGCTAAGAGTTATATTTTGGGGTAATATAGAAGCTGAAGAAGTTTATCTTGGAAAGGGTTGCGTCGTAATGGGTGATATACTGTGCGATAAGGCGGTTATAGGTGCATGCACGAGGTTTAATAGAATAATAGCGAGCGATTTTGCCTTAATTCAGTCCAAATGCATGGGGAGATATGTTAAAGCTAGGAACGTTCAGATAGCTGAGGGCTGTACGATCGGAGAAGTTGAGGCTGATGAAAATATAATCATAGATGGTAATTCCAAGATCGGGAAGCTGAATGCCAAAAAGATCTTAGCCTTTAGTAACGCTGAAGGGATGGGGAGTGAAGCAGGCAAGACCGAGAGCGAAAGTTAAAATTCCTATCACATATCTCTTCAAATCTATAGGTTCATCAACCATCGGCTTTGGATGTCTCTGCATAGCAAAAAACATCGTTATAAAACCCCAAAAAAGCCACAGAGATGAATTCGTTACAAGACCTAGAATTATCAAGATTATCGGAAGAATTTTGTAAACGTCTTCAGCCATTTCACCTATCATCGCCCTCAATATATGCCCTCCGTCGAGCTGTCCGACGGGTATGAGGTTAAGGAAAGTAACAAACATGCCAACCCAACCAGCAAAAGCTACGGGATGTATGTAAGTCCCGTTAAACCCGGCAAGCCTTGCAATCGCTTCAAACAGTGGTGGAGTTCCGAGCATGAGCGTAAATTCGCCTCTATAGATCGGTTTGAACTCCATTTTCAAGCCTATGTAAGTTACAAGCATCGATGCGAATATTCCAAAAAGGGGGCCAGATACTCCAACATCAAACAGAGCCTTCCTGTTCGGAATTCTACCTCTATGCTTTATAACTGCTCCCAAAGTACCTATAATGCTTGGAAAGGGTATGAAATATGGTAGAGATGTCCTCATTCCCCATTTTCTTGCAAAGATATAATGGCCCATCTCGTGAAATCCGAGAACAAACATTATAGCAACAGAATACGTTATCCCTCCAATTAAATCGAATCTTTCAAACATCCCAGCACCCATCACAGTCGTTGATGCGAATGTTGCTATGAGAAGGACTAAGTTTATCCAGATTCTTTCTCTATACCTTTTCAACTCGATTACGAACTGACCTAACTTAGAATTAACTCTTACATCGTAATCTGTAGTTAAATCCTCTAACAGCCTTTTCAAGCCTTCGAAGTCTATTGGCTGAAGGTGAAACCTTACAACATCTCCCTTCTCTTCAACATGGTAGACTATTGCAAACCTCTCAATCTCTCTTCTCAACGTATCCTTCATACGCATTCACAACCGCAAAGTCTCCACTTTCAAATACTTCAAGAGGATTTATCTCCAGCTTATCCATAAGCGGAATTTCAGCTATTATTGCTCCAACTGCAATTATAGGTTCGGTCTCAATGTTTATTATCGCCTTAGGTGCAGTTCCCTTCTTTTTCATCCTAAGAAGGACGTAAGTTCCAACTGTAGATCCTCTACCGTGCGGAAAGATGAAGATCTTGTTTGCTATCCTTTCTCCACTTATATCACTATCCTCGGCAACAACAACGCCACTCTCAACGTCCACATCCCCTAAGAATGAGAACTTCCTTCTACTGACAATAACCTCTCCTTCCGCATAGCCCTTGGATATTACCCTTCCTCTAATTCTCACAGCCTAAGGCGATACTCTTGACTTAAAACTGTTGTTGAAGTAAGCCTTATAATCAAGACATCGTATGCTGTGCGATGAAAGTACTCGTAGCTGATCCGATTGCAGAAGAGGCTATAGACTTCATGAAAAAGAATGGATTGGAAGTAGATGTCAAAACTGACATCTCACATGAGGAACTGCTTGAAGTTATACAGGATTATGACGCGCTGATAGTAAGGAGCAGAACGAGGGTTACGAGAGATGTAATTGATAGAGCAAAGAAGTTGAAAATAATAGGAAGAGCTGGTGTTGGTGTAGACAACATAGACGTCGATTACGCAACTGAGAAAGGTATAGTTGTAGTTAACGCCCCGGGAGGGAACAGCGTTTCCGCAGCTGAGCACACTATAGGTTTAATCTTATCAATCGCCAGAAAGATCCCTCAAGCGGATAGGAGCGTTAAGGAGGGTAAATGGGAGAGGAAAAAGTTTGTAGGTATTGAGCTTAGGGGTAAGACTCTGGGAATAGTCGGTTTAGGTAGGATAGGTTACGAAGTTGCTAAAAGGATGAGATGTTTTGAGATGAACATACTGGCTTATGACCCATACGTTAGTGAGGAGAGAGCTAAAAGCGTTGGAGCTAAGCTTGTGAGCTTGGAGGAATTGTTAAGAAATTCCGATATAATAACAATACACGTTCCGAAGACTAAAGAGACTGAAAAAATGATCTCTTACAAGGAATTCGAAATTATGAAAGATGGAGTTTACATAATCAACGCTGCAAGGGGTGGAATTGTAGATGAAAAAGCTCTTTACGATGCTTTGGTTAGCGGAAAGGTCGCTGGAGCAGCTTTAGACGTTTACGAGAAGGAACCCCCAGATAAGGATAATCCGCTTTTGAAGCTCGAAAATGTTGTTACTACGCCTCACATAGGTGCTTCAACGAGAGAAGCCCAAATGATGGTTGGAATGACCGTAGCAGAAGATATTGTCAACTTCTTCAAGGGATTACCTGTCAAAAACGCCGTAAACCTCCCAAGTATAGCTCCAGAGGATTATAACTTCCTCATGCCTTTCGTTGAGCTAGCTGAGAAGATTGGTAAGATTGCATGTGCTAGGTTGAACGGAGTCTTTAATAAGGTAAAGATTACCTTCAGAGGTGAAATTGCGAAGAGGAACACCGAGATTGTTACGAGAGCACTACTCAAGGGTCTGCTCAGCCAAATACTATCCGGAGTAAATATAGTCTCTGCGCCGATAGTTGCCAAAGAGAGGGGAATAGTTGTCGAGCAGAGCAAGATTGAGGAATCACACGTATACCCAAGCACGATAGAGGTTACCGTTAGCAACGGTAAGGAGATTTACATCGAGGGTACATGCGTTGGAGAGGAGTGCAGAATTTTAAGGATAGACAAGTACAAGGTAGATTTTGTTCCGAAAGGACATTATGTAATATCCCTGCACGAGGACAAGCCGGGAGTGATAGGTAGGGTGGGGACACTGATGGGTAAATACAACATAAACATAGCTGGAATGATCGTTGGGAGATACGGTGATAAACCAGGCGGAATCCAGCTGATGCTACTGCTTCTGGATGATCCTCCAACTGAAGAAATTCTTAAAAAGATGGTCGAACTTGAAGGTATAATAGACGCGACTTATGTATACTTGTGATTATGAAGGTAGTCGAATACTGTGATGTTTGTGAAGATGAAACGGAACACGAACTCATAAGGCCCGAGAAGAATCTGTACAGGTGTAGGGTTTGCGGTAGTGTGAGGCAGATAATTCCTGAGAGAGAGATCGAAATAAAGGCGATAATAAGTACCAGCGGAGAAAGCGAAGTGGGTAGAGTTAGGGCTAAGGAGAGCGAGATGCTCAGGGTTGGGGAGGAGGTCGTAGTAGAGACTGGAGAGGAAGTTAAAGTGGGGGAAATAACGGCTTTGGAACTCAAAGATAGAAAGAGAGTTGAAATTGCGGAGGCAAAGGATGTCTATACAGTCTGGTTAAGGAACGTCAGCGAGGTCGATGTGAAGTTCAGTTTGCACAAGGGTGCGGTAACAACACCTTACAAGATGAGAACTACCGGCGAAACTGAGTTTGAAGTGGGAGAGAGAATAAACATTGACAACTTCATATTCAGAATAACGAGGATAAAAAAGCTCGATGGAAAACTTTTGAAGAAGAGAGGTGACAGGGCAAAAGCCAAGGAAATAAAGAGAATATATGCCATATTCGAAAGGAAGGTATGAGATTCAGAGACTTTATTGAAGTCGATAATCACTTATTCTCAGTCTTAAAAGGTGGAGATAAAATAATATGTGTCCTTAGATACGTTCCAAACGGCGATAGAGTAAGAGGCAAAAATACTTACAGGAAGATCAAACATTCGGAAGCTTACAGATATCTTAGAGAGTTCTACAACGATGGACTGCACTACATTCCGCTAGAGAGAGTTGAGAAACATTACGATGCTATGAAACTCTTGCCAGAGATTTGCGAGAGGGATGAATGCGTTAAAAAGGTTGCAAACTTCTTTAACCTCGAAAAGATGGGTGTAACTGGATCGAGACTTATAGGACTGTCCAAGGAAGATTCGGATGTTGATTTTGTTCTTTACGACGAATGCTTTAATGTTGGAAGGGAGAAAATAAGGAAGGGTCTGGAGAAAGGAGATTTGGAGAGTCCTGACCTCGAAAAAGTTTATGAAAAAAGAAACGTGGCGCTCCCGTACGAGATTTTTGTTGTTCACGAGAGAAGGAAGTACAATAAGGCCATTATCGACGGTGTTAGTTTTGATATACTCTATGCTGGTAGAGATGCTAATATTGTTAAGGGCGAGAAGGTTGGAAAAGTTGAAGTTAGAGGGAAGGTCATTCAAGCTAGGCCTTTTGAATATCCTGCAGTTTACAAACTCCCTGACTGTGATATCTTATGTTACACTCACACATTCGTCGGTCAAGCTTTCGAGGGAGAATTTATAGAAGCTCGCGGAATACTCGAAATTATTAATGGTAGGAAGGTAGTTATTATTGGAAGTAGAAGAGATATTGAAGATGAGTACGTTGTTTCGCTAACCTTACTTGAAAGGGAGGGGATGATCGATGACTTCGAGATGTGGAAGCGAATATAAATCGAAATTCTCAAGTATCTTGGCACAGGGGGGATCGCAGGTGGTGGGTGAGACCTTGATAAGATTCTTGGATAAAGTGTGTGAGCACGTGCAGAATATCAAGAGTAACTTGGATTTTAAGAAAATAGAGGAGTTTATATCCGCTTTGGAAAATGCGAGATGCATATTCGTTATGGGCGCCGGTAGAAGTGGCTTTGTTGCAAAGGCTTTCGCAATGAGGCTGATGCATTTAGGTTACAACGTCTATGTCGTTGGTGAGACTGTAACTCCGAGGATTAAGCCAGAAGACCTACTAATTGCAATATCTGGATCGGGTGAAACGCTCTCTGTTGTGAACATAAGTAGAAGGGCGAAGGAGGATATAGGTTCAAAGCTTGTAGCAATAACTCAGAGACCTGAATCGACTTTGGCAAAGATGAGCGACATAGTAATAGTTCTCAAGGGTAAGGACAAATACGAAAGAAATCACGAATTATCAAAGCTCGCCCCATTAGGTACTCTATTTGAACTTACAGCTCTGATATTTCTGGATGGACTCGTTGCAGAGATAATGAATTTGAAGCAGTTGACCGAAGAGGACTTGGCTGAGAGACACGCTGTTTTAGAGTAGTTATCCCCTCTGAATCTTTGCATGCATACCTATGATAGAGTTACTTAGGTCAATGCCTCTTATCTCGCAGTCCTCGTCGATTATCGTCCTCCAAATCTTCGCGTTTCTGACAACAGAGTTCTTGAAGATAACTGACTCACTCACGTCGGTATTCTCAACTACACAACCCTCACCAATGTAGGCGTAGGGACCGACTATCGATCTTCCCTTAATTCTCGCGTTTTCTTCGATAACAACTGGTGTAATTACCTTAGCGTATCTATCTATCTCAGCATTTTCATCCACGTAATGCTCCATGTAGAACCTCAAAGCTTCCAAATACGAATCGGCATTACCAACATCGTGCCAGAGCCCTGTGAACGAATAGCCGTATACATTCGTTTTCTCACACAACCAAGATATAAAGCTACCAAGGTTGTCACTGTGCATATTGGATGCTACGTACTCCTGAAGAAGATCAATAGCTTCCTTTGGCAATGCGTAGAGGGCAATTCCTACAAGAGTGGATTTTGGCTCCTTTGGTTTCTCGTAAAATCTTACAATCCTTTCTCCTTCCATTTCGACACTACTGTACCTTTTAACGAGCTCCAAATCACCTACGTCGTACAAACCGACAACGCACGATTTCTTCTCTTTGTAGTAATTTACAAAACCGTCTAGTTCGAAGGAGAATATGTTATCTCCAGCAACAACGAGCATCTCATCACCTAGAATCTTTGAAACCTCAGCCAAGGCTCTAACAGCCCCTAGCTTCTCCTCCTCCTTTGTAGTTTCTTCAACTATCAATTCAACTTCCTTTCCATCAGCCCACCTTCTAAAATCTTCTTCGAACCTTTTGTTGGTTGAAACGTAAACATCACCGAACTTTTTAACTTTCTCGTAAACGTGATCAATTATTGTCTTTCTGCCTACTGGTAAAAGCGGCTTCGCCTTCGTCATGGTGATGGGCCAGAGACGAGTTGCGTAGCCGCCAGCCATTATGACGACGTTCATATCGCAGGTTGTACAATGGGTAAAAATTCTTTCGTCTCGAATGACTTATATAGTTGTGACAACAACTCATCAATTACAATGAGGTGTGCGATCTGCGGAAATACTGCGGTAATAGATGGAATGTGCATCGATTGTTACATGAAGAGAAATAAGTTGTCGTGGGTAGATGACATTATCGAAGTTGTTAGATGTCCGAAGTGTGGATATTTCAAGGTTGGAAGAAGATGGGAGAATTTAGACTTCGAATCAGCTTTACTCGAATTGATCCATTCGAGCGTTAGAATTCACCCACAATTCGATGTAGAACACTTAGAAGTCGAACCTCTTACAACTGGTGAAGTTGGTAAGTACATCATCAGGCTTGTAGGTAATGTAGAAGGTTACGATGTCGTAGATGAGAGCATTGTTGAAGTCAGGTTGAAGAGTAGAACTTGTGAGAGGTGCACAAGGTTATCGGGCGGATACTACGAAGCAATTGTTCAAATAAGGGCTGACGACAGAGAGATTGAAAGAGATGAGCTTGAAACAGTTAAGGACATAATAAATAGAGTTCTGGAAAGGGAAAGCGATAATCAGAAGGCTTTTGTCAGCAAGATAGTTGAGAGAAAGGAGGGAATCGACTTCTATTTCGGAGACAAGAACATAGGTAGGAAGGTTTCGAGGGAAATTGTGAAGGCTTTAGGTGGCAGATTGATTGAAAGCAGGAAGTTGCATACGAGGATTGATGGGAGAGATGTATACAGGTACACGTTTGCCGTCAGATTACCTTGCTACAGAATCGGTGACATAGTTTTGGATAATGGCAGGATATGTATTGTGACTGGCAAGGATAAAGGCATAGACATAGATAACTTGAGCAGTGTGAATTTGAAGGAGCCTAAGGTGGTTAGAAGGAGAGAAGAGCTTGAAAAGGGCGTTGTTGTCAATTATGACGAGTATATAGTTGAGATTGCGAATGAGAGCGGTGTCTTGCAAGCTGTGAAAACTGGGAATGTTGAAATAGGTGAAGAGGTTTACTTCTTCGAGCACGATTCAAGATTCTACGCTATTCCAAAGGAGAT encodes:
- a CDS encoding sugar phosphate nucleotidyltransferase, which produces MNVVIMAGGYATRLWPITMTKAKPLLPVGRKTIIDHVYEKVKKFGDVYVSTNKRFEEDFRRWADGKEVELIVEETTKEEEKLGAVRALAEVSKILGDEMLVVAGDNIFSFELDGFVNYYKEKKSCVVGLYDVGDLELVKRYSSVEMEGERIVRFYEKPKEPKSTLVGIALYALPKEAIDLLQEYVASNMHSDNLGSFISWLCEKTNVYGYSFTGLWHDVGNADSYLEALRFYMEHYVDENAEIDRYAKVITPVVIEENARIKGRSIVGPYAYIGEGCVVENTDVSESVIFKNSVVRNAKIWRTIIDEDCEIRGIDLSNSIIGMHAKIQRG
- a CDS encoding nucleotidyltransferase domain-containing protein; this encodes MRFRDFIEVDNHLFSVLKGGDKIICVLRYVPNGDRVRGKNTYRKIKHSEAYRYLREFYNDGLHYIPLERVEKHYDAMKLLPEICERDECVKKVANFFNLEKMGVTGSRLIGLSKEDSDVDFVLYDECFNVGREKIRKGLEKGDLESPDLEKVYEKRNVALPYEIFVVHERRKYNKAIIDGVSFDILYAGRDANIVKGEKVGKVEVRGKVIQARPFEYPAVYKLPDCDILCYTHTFVGQAFEGEFIEARGILEIINGRKVVIIGSRRDIEDEYVVSLTLLEREGMIDDFEMWKRI
- a CDS encoding 60S ribosomal export protein NMD3, whose product is MRCAICGNTAVIDGMCIDCYMKRNKLSWVDDIIEVVRCPKCGYFKVGRRWENLDFESALLELIHSSVRIHPQFDVEHLEVEPLTTGEVGKYIIRLVGNVEGYDVVDESIVEVRLKSRTCERCTRLSGGYYEAIVQIRADDREIERDELETVKDIINRVLERESDNQKAFVSKIVERKEGIDFYFGDKNIGRKVSREIVKALGGRLIESRKLHTRIDGRDVYRYTFAVRLPCYRIGDIVLDNGRICIVTGKDKGIDIDNLSSVNLKEPKVVRRREELEKGVVVNYDEYIVEIANESGVLQAVKTGNVEIGEEVYFFEHDSRFYAIPKEMYEGG
- the hxlB gene encoding 6-phospho-3-hexuloisomerase, producing the protein MTSRCGSEYKSKFSSILAQGGSQVVGETLIRFLDKVCEHVQNIKSNLDFKKIEEFISALENARCIFVMGAGRSGFVAKAFAMRLMHLGYNVYVVGETVTPRIKPEDLLIAISGSGETLSVVNISRRAKEDIGSKLVAITQRPESTLAKMSDIVIVLKGKDKYERNHELSKLAPLGTLFELTALIFLDGLVAEIMNLKQLTEEDLAERHAVLE
- a CDS encoding HVO_0476 family zinc finger protein, yielding MKVVEYCDVCEDETEHELIRPEKNLYRCRVCGSVRQIIPEREIEIKAIISTSGESEVGRVRAKESEMLRVGEEVVVETGEEVKVGEITALELKDRKRVEIAEAKDVYTVWLRNVSEVDVKFSLHKGAVTTPYKMRTTGETEFEVGERINIDNFIFRITRIKKLDGKLLKKRGDRAKAKEIKRIYAIFERKV